One part of the Anopheles coustani chromosome 2, idAnoCousDA_361_x.2, whole genome shotgun sequence genome encodes these proteins:
- the LOC131262023 gene encoding evolutionarily conserved signaling intermediate in Toll pathway, mitochondrial: MLLIRHLRATAEILRISTRLGGTQTCLCSTQSKDTKNNQKPEDGKSLILRTNLFESAAKKDKQTYIEMVKIFEKRSVHRRNHVEFIYAALRHMEEFGVSKDIAVYKALIDVMPKGKFIPTNIFQAEFMHYPRQQQCIIDLLEQMEDNGVMPDYEMEAMLVNVFGKKGHPVRKYWRMMYWMPKFKNLSPWLLPNPVPDDALELARLAVERMCSIDPRSQIDVFDTKTVENALDHTWVVSGQSLEQSELLEAHDKQEPVYIEGPFVIWLRNRSINYYVLKSAPKKLQPLEASGDPDDVSKLENPYIGLDLRFRKTKQSGSAVSTRRRSVHEQEDGIIYAICCTGSSTKDSLLSWIRLLEKEKGNAALASLAVLFKFTSPSAELLVPEEDSNKVQH, from the exons ATGCTGCTCATAAGGCATCTGAGGGCGACCGCCGAAATCCTAAGGATCTCGACGCGGCTGGGTGGAACGCAAACGTGCCTCTGCAGTACACAGTCGAAGGACACGAAAAACAACCAGAAACCGGAGGATGGGAAAAGTTTAATATTGCGAACGAACCTCTTCGAATCGGCCGCCAAGAAGGATAAACAAACCTACATAGAAATGgtgaaaatttttgaaaagcgAAGCGTGCATCGAAGAAATCACGTAGAGTTTATCTATGCCGCCCTACGGCACATGGAAGAGTTCGGCGTTAGTAAAGATATCGCTGTGTACAAGGCACTGATCGACGTGATGCCGAAAGGCAAGTTCATCCCGACGAACATTTTTCAGGCCGAATTTATGCACTACCCACGGCAGCAGCAGTGTATCATCGATCTACTGGAGCAGATGGAGGATAATGGCGTTATGCCAGACTACGAAATGGAAGCGATGCTGGTGAATGTATTCGGCAAGAAGGGACACCCGGTGCGAAAGTACTGGCGCATGATGTATTGGATGCCAAAGTTTAAAAATCTTTCCCCTTGGCTGCTGCCGAATCCGGTGCCGGATGACGCCCTGGAACTGGCCCGGTTAGCCGTGGAGCGAATGTGTTCGATCGATCCGCGCAGCCAGATTGATGTGTTCGATACGAAGACGGTTGAAAACGCACTGGACCACACGTGGGTGGTCAGTGGACAAAGCTTAGAGCAGTCGGAGCTACTAGAGGCGCACGATAAGCAAGAACCTGTGTACATAGAGGGACCATTTGTTATATGGCTGCGGAATCGATCCATCAACTACTATGTACTGAAAAGTGCACCAAAGAAACTGCAACCGTTAGAAGCATCCGGAGACCCCGATG ATGTATCAAAATTAGAAAACCCCTACATTGGTTTGGATTTACGGTTTCGTAAAACCAAACAATCAGGTTCCGCTGTCAGCACACGAAGGCGATCGGTACACGAGCAGGAAGATGGCATCATTTACGCGATCTGCTGTACCGGGTCATCGACGAAAGATTCGTTGCTGTCTTGGATTCGGTTGCTAGAGAAGGAAAAGGGTAATGCTGCGCTGGCGTCGCTTGCTGTGTTGTTTAAGTTTACTTCACCATCGGCAGAATTGTTGGTACCGGAAGAAGACTCCAATAAAGTACAACATTAA
- the LOC131262024 gene encoding S-phase kinase-associated protein 2 isoform X1 — translation MDPPSNKTRQPLTNVSNNVSQRLQKHSAASTEQSELSRKHSAPAYCDTFFVYKKCYGQHFSNEEDPFDRLSDEVILQIFKWLPKKSLLACGEVNHRFNRVSKDETLWVRLDLSCRRIKTDALSDILNRGIVVLRMSQASIARPDNMSDAEFSHRTKLQYLDLSMCTVDKDVLCALLASCRSLIKLSLENVPLNEQICAEIAANPTLESLNLTMCSGISATGMRTIAKGLTKLQSLNVGWAYLSSEAVTELVHNLTPHILRLNLAGCRSTLGNEGLAVLVKRCPRLLELDLSDCTQLNSEAIQLVCRLRKLEYLSLSRCYNINVTSYLSLTDLRSLLFLDLFGLMSDNAIATLQHSFAGVGINKFYHSSVARPTVGTRRTSIWGIRTRE, via the exons ATGGATCCTCCGTCGAATAAAACAAGGCAACCATTGACGAACGTTTCCAACAACGTTAGTCAACGTTTACAGAAACACAGCGCAGCATCCACCGAACAATCGGAATTATCGCGTAAGCACTCTGCTCCAGCTTACTGCGatactttttttgtttataagaAGTGTTACGGGCAGCATTTTAGCAACGAAGAAG ATCCTTTCGACCGACTTTCCGATGAGGTCATCCTGCAAATATTCAAGTGGCTCCCGAAAAAATCTCTTCTTGCCTGCGGTGAAGTGAACCACCGGTTCAATCGCGTGTCCAAGGACGAGACACTGTGGGTACGGCTAGACCTGTCTTGCCGTCGAATAAAGACTGATGCTTTGAGCGATATTCTCAACCGTGGCATTGTGGTGCTACGGATGTCACAAGCGTCCATTGCTAGGCCTGACAACATGTCCGATGCCGAATTTTCACATCGCACCAAGTTACAGTACCTGGATCTAAGCATGTGCACGGTTGATAAGGATGTTTTGTGTGCCCTGCTGGCGAGCTGCCGGTCACTCATCAAGCTTAGTTTGGAGAACGTTCCTCTGAACGAACAGATCTGTGCCGAAATAGCCGCTAATCCCACGCTGGAATCACTAAATCTCACCATGTGTTCTGGCATTAGCGCCACTGGGATGCGAACGATAGCGAAGGGATTGACAAAATTGCAGAGTTTGAACGTTGGATGGGCCTACCTTTCCTCGGAGGCAGTTACCGAGTTGGTTCACAATCTGACACCGCACATACTCCGTCTCAACCTTGCTGGATGCCGCAGTACATTGGGGAATGAAG GATTAGCGGTGCTAGTGAAAAGATGCCCAAGGCTGCTAGAGCTTGATCTCTCTGATTGCACGCAACTGAATTCAGAAGCCATTCAGCTAGTTTGCCGACTACGAAAGTTGGAATATTTATCTCTCTCTAGGTGTTACAATATAAACGTTACCTCATATTT GAGTTTGACTGATCTTCGTTCGCTGTTGTTCTTAGACTTGTTTGGTCTAATGTCCGACAATGCCATCGCAACATTGCAGCATTCCTTTGCCGGTGTTGGTATCAATAAGTTTTATCATAGCTCCGTCGCACGACCCACTGTCGGCACTAGAAGAACTTCCATCTGGGGCATTCGAACTAGAGAATGA
- the LOC131262020 gene encoding cytotoxic granule associated RNA binding protein TIA1, which yields MLAMSTLMMPAPTMALGAPQLAVGPHQKPPEAKLLAIHPAHTQTQTTPQHQLQAQQQQQQQQQAQQQQQQHQQQLQQMSAIKQEHYHIFVGDLSPEIETQTLKEAFAPFGDISDCRVVRDPQTLKSKGYGFVSFVKKTEAENAIAAMNGQWLGSRSIRTNWATRKPPASKNEINAKPLTFDEVYNQSSPTNCTVYCGGIGGTLAGGLNEDILQKTFSPFGTIQEIRVFKDKGYAFVRFSTKEAATHAIVAVHNSEINSQTVKCSWGKESGDPNNAPSLATQALSQTGFPFNTAYGQQVAGYWYPPAPAYPATPAPAATPLQGQFLQGMQGYTYGQFAGYQQGYMGMGMQIPGAWPAVPTQAQLPATAQQITAQSVGGALPQTAGVVAYPMQQFQLAEDEWLAPSLLV from the exons ATGCTGGCCATGTCGACGCTGATGATGCCGGCACCGACGATGGCGCTCGGTGCGCCACAGCTCGCGGTCGGCCCGCACCAGAAGCCGCCGGAAGCGAAACTGCTCGCGATCCACCCGGCACACACGCAAACGCAAACAACTCCCCAGCATCAGCTGCAggcgcaacagcagcagcagcagcagcagcaagcgcaacagcagcagcaacagcatcagcaacaactGCAGCAGATGTCTGCCATCAAGCAAG AGCACTATCATATATTCGTCGGTGATCTGAGCCCTGAAATCGAAACTCAAACACTGAAGGAAGCATTCGCACCGTTCGGGGACATATC CGATTGTCGCGTTGTTAGGGACCCTCAAACATTAAAATCAAAAGGATACGgatttgtttcattcgttAAGAAAACG GAAGCGGAAAATGCAATTGCGGCTATGAATGGGCAATGGCTTGGTTCGAGGAGTATTCGAACTAATTGGGCAACTAGGAAACCGCCGGCTAGCAAGAACGAAA TCAACGCAAAACCGCTGACATTCGACGAGGTGTACAATCAAAGCAGCCCGACCAACTGCACCGTCTACTGCGGTGGCATCGGGGGCACGCTGGCCGGTGGCCTGAATGAGGACATTCTGCAGAAGACGTTCTCCCCGTTCGGCACCATCCAGGAGATACGCGTCTTCAAGGATAAGGGATACGCGTTCGTAAG aTTCTCAACGAAAGAGGCCGCCACGCACGCCATCGTGGCCGTGCACAACTCGGAGATCAACTCGCAAACGGTGAAATGCTCGTGGGGCAAGGAGAGCGGCGATCCGAACAACGCTCCTTCGCTGGCCACGCAGGCCCTGAGCCAAACCGGATTCCCGTTCAACACCGCCTACGGTCAGCAGGTGGCCGGCTACTGGTATCCGCCTGCCCCGGCCTACCCGGCCACTCCGGCCCCGGCCGCCACACCGCTGCAAGGCCAGTTCCTGCAGGGAATGCAGGGCTACACCTACGGACAGTTTGCGGGCTACCAGCAAGGCTACATGGG CATGGGCATGCAGATTCCCGGTGCCTGGCCAGCGGTTCCGACGCAGGCCCAGCTTCCAGCCACTGCCCAGCAGATCACGGCCCAGAGCGTCGGTGGTGCGCTGCCCCAGACGGCCGGTGTCGTTGCCTACCCGATGCAGCAGTTTCAG TTAGCTGAAGACGAATGGTTAGCGCCAAGTCTTCTAGTGTAG
- the LOC131262022 gene encoding uncharacterized protein LOC131262022: MSVALRIFNFPPIFTNVDVREFLNLFGLQTTGVFRRRNCHGAFVNVANEAEARLVISRLHQLLIKSHRIKVEYYERGKESNDEEKSLVTDTQVAVKGKTFNEIQEGRPTINYEGFPPPYLLYRYPKHTPSILANICSELASNTPFYYQVLHLMNKMNLKAPFPRLDPEKEASTSGSVPLPNQTTSDDESELESDDETHERKKAKLNHLKPTMRVLNYDKLLPQSQDVDKRPTKKPNIEIHISGESLTTTQSVCSAKGKATSAEEAEKTNELSPQQTQLISLDDILNNRIPEEQRNGLSVFQNYTPGEPTTKLYIKNLAKSVTEQDLQNVIRIFFEKDLPCEFNVKLMKTGRMKGQAFISFHPVGEAKSSSNDILKQCVARVLSTINGYILKDKPIVVSYAKST, from the coding sequence ATGTCCGTAGCTCTGAGAatcttcaattttcctccgatTTTCACCAACGTAGACGTACGAGAGTTCTTAAACTTGTTCGGGCTTCAGACAACTGGTGTTTTCCGAAGAAGAAATTGCCACGGCGCCTTCGTTAACGTTGCGAACGAAGCTGAAGCACGACTAGTGATATCCCGGTTGCATCAGCTGTTGATCAAAAGTCATAGGATAAAAGTGGAATATTacgagcgtggaaaagaatcGAACGATGAGGAGAAGAGTTTGGTAACCGATACTCAAGTGGCtgtgaaaggaaaaaccttcAACGAAATACAAGAAGGACGTCCTACCATTAACTATGAAGGATTTCCACCGCCATATCTATTGTACCGCTATCCTAAGCATACACCTTCAATACTGGCTAACATATGTAGCGAGTTGGCCTCAAATACACCCTTCTATTACCAAGTTTTACATTTAATGAATAAAATGAACTTAAAGGCACCATTTCCAAGACTAGATCCTGAGAAAGAAGCATCAACTAGCGGTTCCGTGCCGCTTCCAaatcaaacaacttcggaTGATGAATCGGAGCTGGAATCAGATGATGAGACacatgaaaggaaaaaggctAAATTAAACCACCTAAAGCCAACAATGAGAGTACTGAACTACGATAAACTTCTGCCCCAGTCACAGGATGTGGACAAACGGCCCACCAAGAAACCCAACATAGAAATACACATTTCTGGGGAAAGCTTAACCACAACCCAATCTGTATGCAGTGCAAAGGGTAAAGCTACAAGCGCTGAAGAAGCGGAAAAAACCAACGAATTGAGTCCACAACAAACCCAACTTATTTCGTTGGATGATATCCTTAATAACCGTATACCCGAGGAACAGCGAAATGGATTAAGTGTGTTTCAAAATTATACTCCCGGCGAGCCAACAACTAAGCTGTACATTAAGAACCTAGCAAAATCGGTTACAGAGCAGGATTTACAAAATGTTATTCGTATCTTCTTCGAGAAAGACTTGCCATGCGAATTCAACGTGAAACTTATGAAAACAGGGCGTATGAAAGGTCAAGCGTTCATATCGTTTCATCCGGTGGGCGAAGCCAAATCTTCCAGCAACGACATTTTGAAGCAATGTGTCGCCCGTGTTCTTTCCACTATCAATGgttatattttaaaagataAACCAATTGTGGTATCATATGCCAAAAGTACATAA
- the LOC131262019 gene encoding tubulin beta chain-like, with the protein MREIVHLQVGQCGNQIGSKFWEIISDEHGIDPTGHYHGDSDLQLERIDVYYTEINGNRYVPRAVLIDLEPGTMDSVRQCPYGALFRPDNFVYGQSGAGNNWAKGHYTEGAELVDSVLDVIRKESESCDCLQGFQLAHSLGGGTGSGMGTLLISKIREEYPDRIMNTFSVVPSPKVSDTVVEPYNATLSIHQLVENTDSTFCIDNEALYDICFRTLKLTSPTYGDLNHLVSVTMSGVTTCLRFPGQLNADLRKLAVNMVPFPRLHFFMPGFAPLTAKGSQQYRALTVSELTQQMFDAKNMMTACDPRHGRYLTCAAIFRGQMSMKEVDQQMLNIQSKNNSYFVEWIPNNVKVAVCDIPPRGLKMSATFIGNTTAIQEIFKRISEQFTAMFRRKAFLHWYTGEGMDEMEFTEAESNMNDLISEYQQYQDAEVEDYDEMEEIPEEEQNHHE; encoded by the exons ATGAGGGAAATTGTGCATCTTCAAGTCGGACAGTGCGGTAATCAAATCGGGTCCAAG TTCTGGGAAATTATCTCAGATGAGCATGGTATTGACCCCACCGGCCACTATCATGGAGATAGTGATCTGCAGCTCGAACGCATCGACGTCTACTATACGGAAATCAACGGCAACCGGTATGTTCCGCGTGCGGTGCTGATTGATCTGGAGCCGGGTACGATGGACTCCGTCCGACAGTGTCCCTACGGAGCCCTGTTCCGGCCGGACAACTTTGTGTATGGACAGTCGGGTGCCG GTAATAACTGGGCCAAGGGACACTACACCGAGGGTGCCGAGTTGGTGGACAGCGTACTCGATGTGATCCGCAAGGAGTCCGAATCGTGCGACTGTCTGCAGGGCTTCCAGCTGGCACACTCGCTCGGCGGTGGCACCGGGTCCGGTATGGGAACGCTGTTGATTTCCAAAATTCGCGAAGAATACCCGGATCGCATCATGAACACGTTCTCCGTCGTGCCGTCTCCTAAG GTGTCCGATACCGTTGTAGAGCCGTACAATGCAACGCTCTCCATTCACCAGTTGGTCGAAAACACGGACAGCACGTTCTGTATCGACAATGAAGCACTGTACGATATCTGTTTCCGTACGCTTAAGCTCACCTCTCCTACCTATGGGGACCTCAATCATTTAGTATCC GTCACGATGTCTGGTGTAACGACGTGCCTACGATTCCCCGGTCAGCTGAATGCTGATCTACGCAAGCTGGCCGTCAACATGGTACCGTTCCCGCGTTTGCATTTCTTTATGCCCGGCTTTGCACCCCTAACGGCCAAGGGCTCGCAACAGTACCGTGCCCTCACAGTGTCGGAACTGACGCAACAGATGTTTGATGCGAAAAATATGATGACCGCGTGTGATCCTCGTCACGGCCGGTATCTCACCTGTGCCGCCATCTTCCGAG GTCAGATGTCGATGAAGGAGGTTGACCAGCAGATGCTCAACATCCAGAGCAAGAACAATAGCTATTTCGTCGAGTGGATCCCGAACAACGTGAAGGTCGCGGTTTGCGATATTCCACCGCGAGGGTTGAAAATGTCCGCCACGTTCATTGGCAACACCACGGCGATACAGGAAATTTTCAAGCGCATTTCCGAGCAGTTCACCGCCATGTTCAGACGAAAGGCTTTCCTGCACTGGTACACCGGCGAGGGTATGGACGAGATGGAGTTCACCGAGGCCGAATCGAACATGAACGATCTCATCTCGGAGTATCAACAGTATCAGGATGCGGAGGTGGAAGACTACGACGAAATGGAAGAGATTCCAGAGGAGGAACAAAACCACCACGAGTAG
- the LOC131262024 gene encoding S-phase kinase-associated protein 2 isoform X2, with amino-acid sequence MDPPSNKTRQPLTNVSNNVSQRLQKHSAASTEQSELSHPFDRLSDEVILQIFKWLPKKSLLACGEVNHRFNRVSKDETLWVRLDLSCRRIKTDALSDILNRGIVVLRMSQASIARPDNMSDAEFSHRTKLQYLDLSMCTVDKDVLCALLASCRSLIKLSLENVPLNEQICAEIAANPTLESLNLTMCSGISATGMRTIAKGLTKLQSLNVGWAYLSSEAVTELVHNLTPHILRLNLAGCRSTLGNEGLAVLVKRCPRLLELDLSDCTQLNSEAIQLVCRLRKLEYLSLSRCYNINVTSYLSLTDLRSLLFLDLFGLMSDNAIATLQHSFAGVGINKFYHSSVARPTVGTRRTSIWGIRTRE; translated from the exons ATGGATCCTCCGTCGAATAAAACAAGGCAACCATTGACGAACGTTTCCAACAACGTTAGTCAACGTTTACAGAAACACAGCGCAGCATCCACCGAACAATCGGAATTATCGC ATCCTTTCGACCGACTTTCCGATGAGGTCATCCTGCAAATATTCAAGTGGCTCCCGAAAAAATCTCTTCTTGCCTGCGGTGAAGTGAACCACCGGTTCAATCGCGTGTCCAAGGACGAGACACTGTGGGTACGGCTAGACCTGTCTTGCCGTCGAATAAAGACTGATGCTTTGAGCGATATTCTCAACCGTGGCATTGTGGTGCTACGGATGTCACAAGCGTCCATTGCTAGGCCTGACAACATGTCCGATGCCGAATTTTCACATCGCACCAAGTTACAGTACCTGGATCTAAGCATGTGCACGGTTGATAAGGATGTTTTGTGTGCCCTGCTGGCGAGCTGCCGGTCACTCATCAAGCTTAGTTTGGAGAACGTTCCTCTGAACGAACAGATCTGTGCCGAAATAGCCGCTAATCCCACGCTGGAATCACTAAATCTCACCATGTGTTCTGGCATTAGCGCCACTGGGATGCGAACGATAGCGAAGGGATTGACAAAATTGCAGAGTTTGAACGTTGGATGGGCCTACCTTTCCTCGGAGGCAGTTACCGAGTTGGTTCACAATCTGACACCGCACATACTCCGTCTCAACCTTGCTGGATGCCGCAGTACATTGGGGAATGAAG GATTAGCGGTGCTAGTGAAAAGATGCCCAAGGCTGCTAGAGCTTGATCTCTCTGATTGCACGCAACTGAATTCAGAAGCCATTCAGCTAGTTTGCCGACTACGAAAGTTGGAATATTTATCTCTCTCTAGGTGTTACAATATAAACGTTACCTCATATTT GAGTTTGACTGATCTTCGTTCGCTGTTGTTCTTAGACTTGTTTGGTCTAATGTCCGACAATGCCATCGCAACATTGCAGCATTCCTTTGCCGGTGTTGGTATCAATAAGTTTTATCATAGCTCCGTCGCACGACCCACTGTCGGCACTAGAAGAACTTCCATCTGGGGCATTCGAACTAGAGAATGA
- the LOC131262017 gene encoding GTP-binding protein 2 yields the protein MDSFFDLFGPSPSTTASENDTDALNGNQEDSSDDSGISNGSISHLLQQDGSCSDLVLKGIDFNLGYLPPEPQLGNIEYKLKLINPSKQRFEHLVTQMKWRLREGNGEAIYEIGVSDSGHLKGLSDADMTVSLHTLNQMARKLDASTSVLRRKSLPNSRSVVEVLVRKIPDDQHNIEVRVAVLGGADAGKSTLLGVLTQGEFDNGRGRARLNMFRHMHEIQTGRTSCISHETLGFDAQGSVINYKYTEMMTAEEISDRSTKLVTFMDLAGHRRYLKTTVQALSGYCPHHALIVIASGNISNMTREHLAIVQALDISFSIIVTKIDLAPPDQILYELKNLLSSIGYRKIPYLISNEDDVLNANAHQSVEQIVPIFCVSNVTGAGLNLLIQYLYVLSPGISNAEKERLEQEPIEFQIDEIFRVSEVGTVAGGLLCKGVLTENSLVQVGPLQDGSFSSLTVQTIHRNKAPCRVVRAGQSASLSFNTIEPMPALRSGMVILPDYESNEIACGSFFFQAQVSVLFHATRIYKGFQTTVHIGSIRQTAIIEGIMGAGETGIGTNQTASVLFRFLRHPEYVRPGMRILFREGTNKGIGKVTQVFPLKKAPSTTE from the exons ATGGACTCCTTTTTTGACTTATTCGGCCCGTCGCCATCGACAACGGCGTCCGAGAACGACACGGACGCACTCAATGGGAACCAAGAGGACAGCAGTGACGACAGTGGGATTAGCAATGGATCGATAAGCCATCTACTTCAACAGGACGGTAGTTGCAGCGACTTGGTGCTAAAGGGTATTGACTTCAACCTCGGATATCTTCCGCCTGAGCCCCAGTTGGGTAACATCGAATACAAGCTGAAGCTTATCAATCCGTCAAAGCAGCGATTTGAACATTTGGTCACGCAAATGAAATGGCGGCTGCGCGAGGGCAACGGCGAAGCCATCTATGAGATTGGAGTGTCCGACTCGGGGCACCTGAAAGGGTTGTCCGACGCAGATATGACCGTTTCGCTGCATACGCTCAACCAGATGGCACGCAAGCTGGACGCCTCAACGAGCGTTTTACGGCGCAAGAGTCTACCGAACAGTCGGTCCGTGGTGGAGGTGCTGGTTCGCAAGATCCCGGACGATCAGCATAACATAGAGGTGCGGGTAGCGGTCCTTGGTGGGGCCGATGCCGGCAAGTCGACGCTGCTCGGGGTGCTAACGCAGGGCGAGTTCGACAATGGGCGCGGTCGGGCTCGGTTGAACATGTTCCGACACATGCACGAGATTCAGACTGGCCGGACGTCGTGCATTTCGCACGAAACGCTCGGTTTCGATGCGCAGGGAAGCGTGATCAACtacaagtacaccgaaatgatGACGGCCGAGGAGATTAGCGACCGATCGACGAAGTTGGTCACGTTCATGGATCTGGCCGGACACCGGCGCTACCTGAAGACTACCGTGCAGGCCCTTTCCGGGTACTGCCCGCACCACGCCCTGATCGTGATCGCTTCGGGCAACATCAGCAACATGACACGGGAGCATCTGGCGATCGTTCAAGCGCTGGACATATCGTTCTCCATCATCGTCACCAAGATTGATCTCGCCCCGCCAGACCAGATACTGTACGAGCTGAAGAACTTGCTTTCCTCGATCGGTTACCGGAAGATACCGTACTTAATTAGCAACGAGGACGACGTGCTGAACGCGAATGCGCACCAGAGCGTCGAGCAGATTGTACCCATTTTCTGCGTCTCGAACGTCACCGGAGCGGGCCTGAACCTGCTCATCCAGTACCTGTACGTGCTGTCGCCAGGGATTAGCAACGCCGAGAAGGAGCGGCTCGAGCAGGAGCCGATCGAGTTTCAGATCGACGAGATTTTCCGGGTATCCGAGGTGGGTACCGTGGCCGGTGGGCTGCTGTGCAAGGGCGTGCTGACCGAGAACAGCCTTGTGCAGGTAGGGCCACTGCAAGATGGTTCGTTTTCTTCGTTGACGGTGCAAACGATCCACCGGAACAAGGCCCCTTGCCGGGTGGTTCGGGCGGGACAGAGCGCATCCCTTTCGTTCAACACCATCGAGCCCATGCCGGCCCTGCGTAGTGGGATGGTCATACTGCCAGACTATGAGAGCAACGAAATCGCTTGTGGAAGCTTTTTCTTTCAG GCTCAAGTTTCCGTGCTGTTCCACGCGACGCGCATCTATAAGGGATTTCAGACTACCGTCCATATCGGTAGCATTCGGCAGACGGCCATTATCGAGGGCATCATGGGTGCCGGAGAGACCGGGATCGGCACAAATCAAACCGCCTCGGTGCTGTTCCGATTCCTGCGACACCCGGAGTATGTGCGGCCGGGTATGAGGATACTATTTCGCGAGGGTACCAACAAGGGTATTGGGAAGGTGACGCAAGTCTTTCCGCTGAAGAAAGCACCCAGCACCACCGAATAA